Part of the Tepidisphaeraceae bacterium genome is shown below.
AGAACTGCAGTCTTTAGGCTCTGCTCGGGATGACATCCACCGCGTCTACACCTCATTCGGAAGGAAGCCGCCCTCACCCTAAGAGCATGTTATGGACTTTTCCTTCGCGTGGCGCTGAACTTAGGGGATGGCAAGGAAGCCTTACCCCAGCGACGTCTCGGATGAAGAGTGGGATTTTGTGGTCGCATACCTCACGCTGATGACCCACGATGCTCCGCAGCG
Proteins encoded:
- a CDS encoding IS5/IS1182 family transposase is translated as MARKPYPSDVSDEEWDFVVAYLTLMTHDAPQR